From the genome of Colius striatus isolate bColStr4 chromosome 15, bColStr4.1.hap1, whole genome shotgun sequence, one region includes:
- the MST1R gene encoding macrophage-stimulating protein receptor isoform X1 — protein MSCCTCLLLVLTLVPLSAGTWQCPRIPYSSTRNFSVPYTLPSLDAGSPVQNVAVFTDSTGPAAVFVAVRNRILVASPELHLLSVLITGPVGSAECEICRLCPAATDGPEDVDNILLLLDPLEPWLYSCGTALHGLCYQHQLEMRDGKVAITATHCLYSAMGNSPMFCPDCVASPLGTSATVVATSYASFFYLGSTINSSVAAQYSPQSVSVRRLKGTLDGFSGDFQGLTVLPRYQDNYTIHYIHSFADGDHVYFLTVQPERPGSAAYHTRLARLSTHERDLRHYRELVLDCRYESKRRRRRRSEEDAERDIAYNVLQAAHAARPSARLARDLGIDDTDTVLFGAFAESRPESRVPREASAVCAFPLHLLNQAMEEGMDRCCGIGHQTLLRGLSFFQPVEYCPHNVNLSAPVANTSCWDQPTLVPATSHKVDLFNGQLSGVLLTSIFVTTLGNVTVAHLGTAKGRIFQMVLQRSSSYLLTLANFSLGEPGPVRGAMGLQSHSLFFAAGTKVWHLNVTGPGCRHFSTCQRCLRAERFMGCGWCGDGCTRRHECAGPWVQDSCPPVLTDFHPRSAPLQGRTRVTLCGMTFRSHPHSEAHRSPPASYRVTVGRRGCTVLPEESSSHRPLPTSHRKDFVDVLVCELEPGGPAAARGPADVVLTVEEPAGPFGFRVHGSATLSGFVFVEPGISALEPQFGPQGGGTLLSLNGTHLSAGSSWRVMVNGSECPLAGQPRQGDGVIECTAPAAGGLGTAWVTLWIDGEEFPAPQPFQYYPDPFVSAVSPGCTYEGLMLTIVGTHLDSVSHAKIRFEANSVQTEATKCERPAVPEQLLCRSPAFPFETKVETVLGNLSVLLDGAPGRWRFHLRYYPQPKVFHFEQEGRRLLLKPGENEIEVHHVGLDAMAACMNITMMVGGRDCHPTVLKTEVTCRLPRDLRLAPAGTPVEICMNSDCRALGWVLPAATSLDVAASLALGTSVTFLVCCILAAVLLRWRWRKRRGTENLELLAQPGRSNPPPTTQRPGVDYREVLVLPTAGSPGLLGPRGRLAGVSASAGAGASVAGGGSPVPLLRATSCCLEDLRPELLEEVKDILIPEERLVTHRHRVIGKGHFGSVYHGTYTDPLLGELHCAVKSLHRITDLEEVEEFLREGILMKSFHHPQVLSLLGVCLPRHGLPLVVLPYMSHGDLRNFIRAQERSPTVKDLIGFGLQVALGMEYLAQKKFVHRDLAARNCMLDETLTVKVADFGLARDVFGKEYYSVRRHRHAKLPVKWMALESLQTQKFTTKSDVWSFGVLMWELLTRGASPYPGVDPYDMARYLLRGRRLPQPCHCPDSLYEVLLSCWAPTPEERPSFTGLVGELERVLATLEGERYVNLAVTYINLERGPPFSPAPPGQLPDGEDEDTEEEEEEEEEEDMAVC, from the exons ATGTCGTGCTGCACGTGCCTCTTGCTGGTGCTCACTCTGGTCCCGCTGAGCGCCGGCACCTGGCAGTGCCCCCGCATCCCTTACAGCTCCACCAGGAACTTCTCTGTCCCCTACACGCTGCCCAGCCTGGATGCTGGCAGCCCTGTGCAGAATGTTGCCGTCTTCACCGACTCCACTGGCCCAGCTGCCGTCTTTGTGGCTGTGCGCAACCGCATCCTTGTGGCCAGCCCCGAGCTGCACCTCCTCTCTGTCCTCATCACCGGCCCGGTGGGCAGCGCCGAGTGTGAGATCTGCCGCCTGTGCCCGGCTGCCACGGACGGCCCGGAGGACGTGGACaacatcctgctgctgctggacccGCTGGAGCCATGGCTGTACAGCTGCGGCACGGCATTGCACGGGCTGTGCTACCAACACCAGCTGGAGATGCGGGATGGCAAGGTGGCCATCACAGCCACGCACTGCCTGTACTCAGCCATGGGCAACAGCCCCATGTTCTGCCCTGACTGCGTGGCCAGCCCCCTGGGGACCAGTGCCACTGTGGTGGCCACCTCCTACGCCTCTTTCTTCTACCTGGGCTCCACCATCAACAGCAGCGTGGCAGCACAGTACAGCCCGCAGTCGGTGTCTGTCCGCAGGCTGAAGGGCACCTTGGACGGCTTTTCGGGTGACTTCCAAGGGCTGACGGTGCTGCCTCGCTACCAGGACAACTACACCATCCACTACATCCACTCCTTTGCCGACGGGGACCACGTCTACTTCCTGACGGTGCAGCCTGAGCGGCCGGGCTCAGCGGCGTACCACACGCGGCTGGCGCGGCTCAGCACCCACGAGCGCGACCTCCGCCACTACCGCGAGCTCGTCCTTGACTGCCGCTACGAGTCcaagcggcggcggcggcggcgcagtGAGGAGGATGCCGAGCGGGACATCGCCTACAACGTGCTGCAGGCAGCCCACGCTgcccgccccagcgcccgccTGGCCCGCGACCTTGGCATCGACGACACCGACACCGTGCTCTTCGGCGCCTTCGCCGAGAGCCGTCCGGAGAGTCGGGTGCCACGGGAGGCCTCGGCCGTCTGCGCCTTCCCTCTCCACCTCCTCAACCAGGCCATGGAGGAGGGCATGGACAGGTGCTGTGGCATCGGGCACCAGACGCTGCTGCGGGGGCTCAGCTTCTTCCAGCCGGTGGAGTACTGCCCGCACAAC GTGAACCTCTCGGCGCCAGTGGCCAACACCAGCTGCTGGGACCAGCCCACCCTCGTCCCTGCCACTTCCCATAAGGTGGATCTGTTCAACGGGCAGCTGTCTGGTGTCCTCCTCACCTCCATCTTCGTCACCACCCTGGGGAATGTCACTGTGGCTCACCTGGGCACAGCCAAAGGACGCATCTTCCAG ATGGTGCTCCAGCGCTCCAGCTCCTACCTCCTCACCTTGGCCAACTTCTCCCTGGGAGAGCCGGGGCCAGTGCGGGGTGCCATGGGACTGCAGAGCCACTCGCTCTTCTTTGCCGCTGGCACCAAG GTGTGGCACCTGAACGTCACCGGCCCGGGCTGCCGCCACTTCTCCACGTGCCAGCGCTGCCTACGTGCCGAGCGCTTCATGGGCTGCGGCTGGTGCGGGGATGGCTGCACACGCCGGCACGAGTGCGCCGGCCCCTGGGTCCAGGACAGCTGCCCTCCCGTCCTCACCGAC TTCCACCCCCGGAGCGCCCCGCTGCAGGGCCGCACGCGGGTGACTCTCTGCGGCATGACCTTCCGCTCCCACCCGCACTCCGAAGCCCACCGCAGCCCCCCTGCCTCGTACCGGGTGACGGTGGGACGGCGAGGCTGCACCGTGCTgccagaggagagcagcagccacag GCCCCTGCCCACCTCCCACCGCAAGGACTTTGTGGATGTGCTGGTGTGCGAGCTGGAGCCAGGGGGCCCGGCAGCAGCGAGGGGCCCGGCTGACGTGGTGCTCACTGTGGAGGAACCCGCCGGACCCTTTGGCTTCCGCGTCCACGGCTCAGCCACCCTCAGCGGCTTCGTTTTCGTG GAGCCCGGCATCAGCGCCCTGGAACCCCAATTTGGGCCCCAGGGGGGTGGCACCCTCCTCTCTCTCAATGGCACCCACCTCtcagcagggagcagctggcGGGTGATGGTCAATGGCTCCGAGTGCCCGCTGGCCGGGCAGCCCAG ACAGGGCGACGGGGTAATTGAgtgcacagctcctgctgctggtggcctgggcacagcctgggTGACTCTGTGGATCGATGGCGAGGAGTTCCCAGCCCCCCAGCCCTTCCAATACTACCCTGACCCCTTCGTTTCGGCTGTCAGCCCTGGCTGCACCTATGA GGGCTTGATGCTCACCATCGTTGGCACCCACCTGGACTCGGTGTCTCACGCCAAGATCCGCTTTGAAGCCAACAGTGTACAGACTGAAGCCACA AAGTGCGAGCGCCCAGCGGTGCCGGAGCAGCTGCTGTGCCGCAGCCCAGCCTTCCCCTTCGAGACCAAGGTGGAGACGGTGCTGGGCAACCTGAGCGTGCTGCTGGACGGAGCCCCCGGCCGCTGGCGCTTCCACCTCCGCTACTACCCCCAGCCCAAAGTCTTCCACTTTGAGCAGGAGGGCAGGCGCCTGCTCCTCAAGCCTGGCGAAAACGAGATCGAGGTGCAT CATGTGGGGCTGGACGCCATGGCCGCCTGCATGAACATCACCATGATGGTGGGGGGCCGGGATTGCCATCCCACCGTGCTGAAGACGGAGGTGACGTGCCGCCTGCCCCGCGACCTGCGCCTGGCCCCCGCCGGCACCCCCGTGGAG ATCTGCATGAACAGCGACTGCAGGGCgctgggctgggtgctgcccgCCGCCACCTCGCTGGACGTGGCCGCCAGCCTGGCCCTGGGCACCAGCGTCACCTTCCTGGTCTGCTGCATCCTGGCCGCCGTTCTGCTCCGCTGGcgctggaggaagaggaggg ggACGGAGAACTtggagctgctggcacagcccgGCCGCAGCAACCCCCCCCCCACCACCCAGCGCCCTGGCGTCGACTACAGGGAGGTACTGG tgctgcccacagcaggcAGTCCTGGCCTGCTGGGCCCACGGGGCCGCTTGGCCGGTGTCAGTGCCAGTGCTGGTGCCGGTGCCAGTGTGGCGGGCGGTGGCTCCCCCGTGCCCCTGCTCAGGGCCACATCGTGCTGCCTGGAGGACCTGCgtcctgagctgctggaggaggtgaAGGACATCCTCATCCCTGAGGAGCGACTCGTCACCCACCGGCACCGGGTCATCGGCAAAG GGCACTTTGGCAGCGTCTACCATGGCACCTACACAGACCCTCTGCTGGGGGAGCTCCACTGCGCTGTCAAGTCCCTGCACC GCATCACGGACctagaggaggtggaggagttcCTACGCGAGGGCATCCTTATGAAGAGCTTCCACCACCCGCAGGTGCTCTCACTGCTGGGGGTCTGCCTGCCCCGCCATGGGCTGCCCCTCGTCGTCCTGCCCTACATGAGCCACGGCGACCTGCGCAACTTCATCCGTGCCCAGGAGAGG AGCCCCACGGTGAAGGACCTCATCGGCTTCGGGCTGCAGGTGGCCCTGGGCATGGAGTACCTGGCGCAGAAGAAGTTTGTGCATCGTGACCTGGCAGCCAGGAACTGCAT GTTGGATGAGACACTGACGGTGAAGGTGGCAGACTTTGGGCTGGCACGGGACGTGTTTGGCAAGGAGTACTACAGCGTGCGGCGGCACCGCCACGCCAAGCTGCCCGTCAAGTGGATGGCCCTGGAGAGCCTCCAGACCCAAAAATTCACCACCAAGTCAGACGTG TGGTCCTTCGGGGTGCTCATGTGGGAGCTGCTGACGCGGGGAGCATCGCCCTACCCCGGGGTGGACCCATATGACATGGCCCGCTACCTGCTGCGGGGGAGACggctgccacagccctgccactGCCCCGACAGCCT GTATgaggtgctgctgagctgctgggcgCCCACGCCTGAGGAGAGGCCGTCCTTCACGGGGCTGGTGGGAGAGCTGGAGCGTGTCCTGGCCACGCTGGAGGGCGAGCGTTACGTCAACCTGGCTGTCACCTACATCAACCTGGAGCGTGGGccccccttctcccctgccCCCCCGGGGCAGCTGCCCGATGGTGAGGATGAGGAtactgaggaggaggaggaagaggaggaggaagaggataTGGCTGTGTGCTGA
- the MST1R gene encoding macrophage-stimulating protein receptor isoform X2, producing the protein MSCCTCLLLVLTLVPLSAGTWQCPRIPYSSTRNFSVPYTLPSLDAGSPVQNVAVFTDSTGPAAVFVAVRNRILVASPELHLLSVLITGPVGSAECEICRLCPAATDGPEDVDNILLLLDPLEPWLYSCGTALHGLCYQHQLEMRDGKVAITATHCLYSAMGNSPMFCPDCVASPLGTSATVVATSYASFFYLGSTINSSVAAQYSPQSVSVRRLKGTLDGFSGDFQGLTVLPRYQDNYTIHYIHSFADGDHVYFLTVQPERPGSAAYHTRLARLSTHERDLRHYRELVLDCRYESKRRRRRRSEEDAERDIAYNVLQAAHAARPSARLARDLGIDDTDTVLFGAFAESRPESRVPREASAVCAFPLHLLNQAMEEGMDRCCGIGHQTLLRGLSFFQPVEYCPHNVNLSAPVANTSCWDQPTLVPATSHKVDLFNGQLSGVLLTSIFVTTLGNVTVAHLGTAKGRIFQMVLQRSSSYLLTLANFSLGEPGPVRGAMGLQSHSLFFAAGTKVWHLNVTGPGCRHFSTCQRCLRAERFMGCGWCGDGCTRRHECAGPWVQDSCPPVLTDFHPRSAPLQGRTRVTLCGMTFRSHPHSEAHRSPPASYRVTVGRRGCTVLPEESSSHRPLPTSHRKDFVDVLVCELEPGGPAAARGPADVVLTVEEPAGPFGFRVHGSATLSGFVFVEPGISALEPQFGPQGGGTLLSLNGTHLSAGSSWRVMVNGSECPLAGQPRQGDGVIECTAPAAGGLGTAWVTLWIDGEEFPAPQPFQYYPDPFVSAVSPGCTYEGLMLTIVGTHLDSVSHAKIRFEANSVQTEATKCERPAVPEQLLCRSPAFPFETKVETVLGNLSVLLDGAPGRWRFHLRYYPQPKVFHFEQEGRRLLLKPGENEIEVHHVGLDAMAACMNITMMVGGRDCHPTVLKTEVTCRLPRDLRLAPAGTPVEICMNSDCRALGWVLPAATSLDVAASLALGTSVTFLVCCILAAVLLRWRWRKRRGTENLELLAQPGRSNPPPTTQRPGVDYREVLVLPTAGSPGLLGPRGRLAGVSASAGAGASVAGGGSPVPLLRATSCCLEDLRPELLEEVKDILIPEERLVTHRHRVIGKGHFGSVYHGTYTDPLLGELHCAVKSLHRALTAGGLPAPPWAAPRRPALHEPRRPAQLHPCPGEEPHGEGPHRLRAAGGPGHGVPGAEEVCAS; encoded by the exons ATGTCGTGCTGCACGTGCCTCTTGCTGGTGCTCACTCTGGTCCCGCTGAGCGCCGGCACCTGGCAGTGCCCCCGCATCCCTTACAGCTCCACCAGGAACTTCTCTGTCCCCTACACGCTGCCCAGCCTGGATGCTGGCAGCCCTGTGCAGAATGTTGCCGTCTTCACCGACTCCACTGGCCCAGCTGCCGTCTTTGTGGCTGTGCGCAACCGCATCCTTGTGGCCAGCCCCGAGCTGCACCTCCTCTCTGTCCTCATCACCGGCCCGGTGGGCAGCGCCGAGTGTGAGATCTGCCGCCTGTGCCCGGCTGCCACGGACGGCCCGGAGGACGTGGACaacatcctgctgctgctggacccGCTGGAGCCATGGCTGTACAGCTGCGGCACGGCATTGCACGGGCTGTGCTACCAACACCAGCTGGAGATGCGGGATGGCAAGGTGGCCATCACAGCCACGCACTGCCTGTACTCAGCCATGGGCAACAGCCCCATGTTCTGCCCTGACTGCGTGGCCAGCCCCCTGGGGACCAGTGCCACTGTGGTGGCCACCTCCTACGCCTCTTTCTTCTACCTGGGCTCCACCATCAACAGCAGCGTGGCAGCACAGTACAGCCCGCAGTCGGTGTCTGTCCGCAGGCTGAAGGGCACCTTGGACGGCTTTTCGGGTGACTTCCAAGGGCTGACGGTGCTGCCTCGCTACCAGGACAACTACACCATCCACTACATCCACTCCTTTGCCGACGGGGACCACGTCTACTTCCTGACGGTGCAGCCTGAGCGGCCGGGCTCAGCGGCGTACCACACGCGGCTGGCGCGGCTCAGCACCCACGAGCGCGACCTCCGCCACTACCGCGAGCTCGTCCTTGACTGCCGCTACGAGTCcaagcggcggcggcggcggcgcagtGAGGAGGATGCCGAGCGGGACATCGCCTACAACGTGCTGCAGGCAGCCCACGCTgcccgccccagcgcccgccTGGCCCGCGACCTTGGCATCGACGACACCGACACCGTGCTCTTCGGCGCCTTCGCCGAGAGCCGTCCGGAGAGTCGGGTGCCACGGGAGGCCTCGGCCGTCTGCGCCTTCCCTCTCCACCTCCTCAACCAGGCCATGGAGGAGGGCATGGACAGGTGCTGTGGCATCGGGCACCAGACGCTGCTGCGGGGGCTCAGCTTCTTCCAGCCGGTGGAGTACTGCCCGCACAAC GTGAACCTCTCGGCGCCAGTGGCCAACACCAGCTGCTGGGACCAGCCCACCCTCGTCCCTGCCACTTCCCATAAGGTGGATCTGTTCAACGGGCAGCTGTCTGGTGTCCTCCTCACCTCCATCTTCGTCACCACCCTGGGGAATGTCACTGTGGCTCACCTGGGCACAGCCAAAGGACGCATCTTCCAG ATGGTGCTCCAGCGCTCCAGCTCCTACCTCCTCACCTTGGCCAACTTCTCCCTGGGAGAGCCGGGGCCAGTGCGGGGTGCCATGGGACTGCAGAGCCACTCGCTCTTCTTTGCCGCTGGCACCAAG GTGTGGCACCTGAACGTCACCGGCCCGGGCTGCCGCCACTTCTCCACGTGCCAGCGCTGCCTACGTGCCGAGCGCTTCATGGGCTGCGGCTGGTGCGGGGATGGCTGCACACGCCGGCACGAGTGCGCCGGCCCCTGGGTCCAGGACAGCTGCCCTCCCGTCCTCACCGAC TTCCACCCCCGGAGCGCCCCGCTGCAGGGCCGCACGCGGGTGACTCTCTGCGGCATGACCTTCCGCTCCCACCCGCACTCCGAAGCCCACCGCAGCCCCCCTGCCTCGTACCGGGTGACGGTGGGACGGCGAGGCTGCACCGTGCTgccagaggagagcagcagccacag GCCCCTGCCCACCTCCCACCGCAAGGACTTTGTGGATGTGCTGGTGTGCGAGCTGGAGCCAGGGGGCCCGGCAGCAGCGAGGGGCCCGGCTGACGTGGTGCTCACTGTGGAGGAACCCGCCGGACCCTTTGGCTTCCGCGTCCACGGCTCAGCCACCCTCAGCGGCTTCGTTTTCGTG GAGCCCGGCATCAGCGCCCTGGAACCCCAATTTGGGCCCCAGGGGGGTGGCACCCTCCTCTCTCTCAATGGCACCCACCTCtcagcagggagcagctggcGGGTGATGGTCAATGGCTCCGAGTGCCCGCTGGCCGGGCAGCCCAG ACAGGGCGACGGGGTAATTGAgtgcacagctcctgctgctggtggcctgggcacagcctgggTGACTCTGTGGATCGATGGCGAGGAGTTCCCAGCCCCCCAGCCCTTCCAATACTACCCTGACCCCTTCGTTTCGGCTGTCAGCCCTGGCTGCACCTATGA GGGCTTGATGCTCACCATCGTTGGCACCCACCTGGACTCGGTGTCTCACGCCAAGATCCGCTTTGAAGCCAACAGTGTACAGACTGAAGCCACA AAGTGCGAGCGCCCAGCGGTGCCGGAGCAGCTGCTGTGCCGCAGCCCAGCCTTCCCCTTCGAGACCAAGGTGGAGACGGTGCTGGGCAACCTGAGCGTGCTGCTGGACGGAGCCCCCGGCCGCTGGCGCTTCCACCTCCGCTACTACCCCCAGCCCAAAGTCTTCCACTTTGAGCAGGAGGGCAGGCGCCTGCTCCTCAAGCCTGGCGAAAACGAGATCGAGGTGCAT CATGTGGGGCTGGACGCCATGGCCGCCTGCATGAACATCACCATGATGGTGGGGGGCCGGGATTGCCATCCCACCGTGCTGAAGACGGAGGTGACGTGCCGCCTGCCCCGCGACCTGCGCCTGGCCCCCGCCGGCACCCCCGTGGAG ATCTGCATGAACAGCGACTGCAGGGCgctgggctgggtgctgcccgCCGCCACCTCGCTGGACGTGGCCGCCAGCCTGGCCCTGGGCACCAGCGTCACCTTCCTGGTCTGCTGCATCCTGGCCGCCGTTCTGCTCCGCTGGcgctggaggaagaggaggg ggACGGAGAACTtggagctgctggcacagcccgGCCGCAGCAACCCCCCCCCCACCACCCAGCGCCCTGGCGTCGACTACAGGGAGGTACTGG tgctgcccacagcaggcAGTCCTGGCCTGCTGGGCCCACGGGGCCGCTTGGCCGGTGTCAGTGCCAGTGCTGGTGCCGGTGCCAGTGTGGCGGGCGGTGGCTCCCCCGTGCCCCTGCTCAGGGCCACATCGTGCTGCCTGGAGGACCTGCgtcctgagctgctggaggaggtgaAGGACATCCTCATCCCTGAGGAGCGACTCGTCACCCACCGGCACCGGGTCATCGGCAAAG GGCACTTTGGCAGCGTCTACCATGGCACCTACACAGACCCTCTGCTGGGGGAGCTCCACTGCGCTGTCAAGTCCCTGCACC GTGCTCTCACTGCTGGGGGTCTGCCTGCCCCGCCATGGGCTGCCCCTCGTCGTCCTGCCCTACATGAGCCACGGCGACCTGCGCAACTTCATCCGTGCCCAGGAGAGG AGCCCCACGGTGAAGGACCTCATCGGCTTCGGGCTGCAGGTGGCCCTGGGCATGGAGTACCTGGCGCAGAAGAAGTTTGTGCATCGTGA